From the Candidatus Saccharibacteria bacterium genome, the window GTAAGTTTGAGCACTGGCTAGAGAGTTACTCAAGCCTTGAGTGTCACCAAGAATAGCGGTCATGATGAATAACCCGGCCGTCTCGTCTACTTCTAAACCGATTGCTTTTGCGATGGTATAAACCAATTCCGCGGTCGATGAAAGTGACGGTTCGTTTATCAATACTGTAGCAAACTCTAATGGTTCTTCGACGGTTTCGTGATGATCCAAGACGATACATGGTTGTTTGCGAATTTGTTTGTCCTTGCCAGTTTCAAATAATTTTTGTAGTAAGGCGCTTGAGGACGCATCAACAACTATACTTAAATCAAACTGCTTTGGTAACTCGTTGGTAACCCTATCCCATCCAGATAAATAGCGCAAATACGATGGTACGTCCACTGCGCAGTACATAGTGACTTCTTTGCCTGATTCGCCAAGTAACTGTTCTAAGGCTAGGCTTGTTCCTAGGCTATCACCGTCGGGGTTGTCAGCTTGAATAATAACAATGTGACCGGCGTCAGTGATTAGTTCATCAATTTTTGCGATGTCAGTTTTTTGCAAATTCATAATATGGTTCGCCCCTCCAAAGCTCGACCAAGGGTTATTTGGTCGGCGTATTCTAAATCAATGCCAACTGGTAAGCCACGAGCTA encodes:
- a CDS encoding DHH family phosphoesterase, which codes for MNLQKTDIAKIDELITDAGHIVIIQADNPDGDSLGTSLALEQLLGESGKEVTMYCAVDVPSYLRYLSGWDRVTNELPKQFDLSIVVDASSSALLQKLFETGKDKQIRKQPCIVLDHHETVEEPLEFATVLINEPSLSSTAELVYTIAKAIGLEVDETAGLFIMTAILGDTQGLSNSLASAQTYRVMAELVDIGVDRPGLEDLRREYSKMPPEIFKYKARLIDRSEFHIDGQLAVVTVPQQEITEFSAAYNPAPLIQTDLLQTAGVGIAIVLKHYDNNKILAAIRCNQGFGFGAKLAEHFGGGGHDYAAGFKIQDGRSVDEIKTECIKVVHEHILKRDTTSQDKS